gtatatatagaggagaatgcaacggctagttaacggtAACAAACAGTCAtattttggcgaaccggttccatggaaccggtgggccggttcaaccggaccggtcccggttccacggaaccgttgagccggttcaaccggaccggttccggttccggttccagaaccggttccatggaaccgttggaccggttctcccggaccggttccggttccaaaccgcgggttttttacccggttcacgatggttttttccggcggtttcacggtttcgcggttcggaacctgtcgcaaacggttccggttccggatccggttccaagcggttcgggaccggttcggttccgggtaacccgccccgtggccatgcctaggtgCGGCATTGGAATATTCTTCAAGGCTGttacaaatttaattatgtCTTGGTTGTTACTTTCATACTATGTGTTAGGAAAACTCACAAACCCACGTTTTTGGATGCTCTTTAGGCTTGGTTTAGAGAACTTCCAACCGGGGTTTTAGATCCTTTAGCGCCTGAGGATGTCATGCAGTGCCAGTCTGAAGAAGATTGCGTAGAGCTTGTGAGACTGCTTCCCCCAACAGAGAGTGCCTTGCTTGATTGGGCCATCAACCTGATGGCTGACGTGGTTCAAGAAGAACTGTACAATAAGATGAATGCTCACAACATTGCTATGGTGTTTGCACCAAATATGACACAGGTACTTCAATCACTGTATGTCCTTTGGATTCAACATTGTATGTAGTGATTATATTGCTTGATCTGGATTGTGGATGCTTGGTTGTTATAAACATTGGTTATTTTATATATCTTGTGATACGAATTATTGTAATCATAAAAAGCTTAGGGGCTTTTGTGGGTCACTACCATAGAACATACCTTAAGTCAATGCCAATGTTACCAAATTAGATAGTTCTAACTGCTTTACCTTAAATTCACATTTGTCAGATCATTTTTTGACAAGTCTAAAATCATCAAGTAACATTGCATTCCTCTGCCATTCCACGAGCCAAAGTATGTCATGTAACCAAAGGTCTGATCCAAAACGATGCAATTTTCTAGTCATCTTGGTTTGTATCTACGACGGTGAATACTTAATACACAGTTGGGTCAGGGTTCAACTCTGGTTTCTGGTCAGTGGTCAAGTATAATATCAGTATGTGGTCAGATGAATATGATTCAGGTTCGGGTCAGTTATCCTTTGTGTAATTTgtgtttgattgattgattttaGGTTGGTACTATGGTCATTTTGGGTTTGAGTTAACTTTAGGTTGAATTATATGAGTTAGGATTAAATTAAGTTGAATGGTGTTGACTATGGTTGAAGTTGAATGGTGTCGACTATGGGTGACTTTAATGTTGGTAAGTTGCGGCCTAGCAGGTCAAGTAGATTACAAGTCGGGTTAAAGGGCCACTCAAGCGGATCAAGTTAAAGTCGGGTTTGAgttaaaatcaaatttgatCCACGTTAAGTTAGACCGAGTTCAAGTCATGTTGGGTGACTTGGGTTCACTCAAAGGTTTTATCCAGTGGGGTCTAGACTAGGTATATGCTGAATCAATAATAACCCGAGTTAGATAGTAGTTCAAATAAGGTCAAAGTTCATGTTACATTGGCTTGGGTTGAatcattttagtttaaatgattTCATGTAGATTCATATAGGATACGGATTAAGTTTTAGTCGGATAACATTAGGTTTGAGTCAAGTTCACTTGAGTTATATACGGTTTGGGTCAATTACAAATAAAGTCAAATTCGATCTTGTGACACTAAGCTGGATTTTGTCGAATATCTACCGAgttaaatttggatttgagtcaatagcatgtgtatatatacagaTTGGCTCGGTCGTTCACATTTTCAGGTAAGTCTTTGTTGCAGTTATTTTGTGGATAAATTGCAGGCCAGATCCCAATTTGAGACCAGTGAAGATCCAGTTGGGCTCGAGCTAATTATAAGTTAGCACACCTCGTATCACCTTGTGGATTTATGTAGATTGGTTTTGAACAATTTGTTGGGTTGGATCTGCTTTATACAAAGCTACTTCTAGACGTGTAGAGTTGCATATTGGAAAAATGTCATTCCGTTGGAAGTAGAGATTTTGAAAACACATCCAAATACCCGACATTTACCCTACCATCTAACCGAACCTGACTTCAACCTGACTTCAAAatggatttaaaattatgtaaaaatcaatgtggacacaaAATCTGATTTTGAATCGACCCGAAATACCTGATCTAAAATCAatccgatgacccgaatgaacccCTATAATACAAATTTGGTGAGTTTTTGTGCCAAGATTGCTTAGACTTGTATTGAAAAAATATGCTTCAGTTTTGCTTTTGCAATCCACTGATTGGAATTATGAAAAGTTTGGACAACTTGAAGCACTGTATGTTCGTATGTCAGTATGTCTGTGTATATACCTCATAAATTTGACTTGCTTATCTTACTTGTATATCTGTTTTATGTCGGTATACGATGGTTATTGAGATGCATGATAGATTTAAggttttctttatttaatgAATTACTAATGTTGTAGATGGCGGATCCTTTGACTGCATTGATGTATGCCGTGCAAGTGATGAACTTCCTCAAAACTCTGATCGCAAAACGACTACGAGACAGAGAAGACGCAAGGATAGACCCTCCTCCTCCTTCCTGTGCAGGACCCTCTGATGAAAGTGGCCATCAAAGCCCATCCCAGATGTGTCTTGGAGATTATCTCCATGACGAGACTGAGGGATCAGAACTCGAGCACTACTCATCTGATGACGAACCTGTTTTTGACAGCCCGCATGATACAAAACAGTCCGAAGATGGAGATGAGTCTGATGATTCTCCGTTTCATTGGCATTCCTTTAAGGGTTTACAAGCCAGTCTAAAGATCCATTCAGGACCCATGTTTCTATCGAGTGCTACTATGAAGAAAGATCGTGAGAGTTTAACAGAAAGGCCTCCTGTAGGCCACGCTGAAAAGCCAAAGACTATGAGCAACCTGAGCTGCGCAAGTTCAAGGGAGCGCATTGAAGCTTGGCGATAGATACAGATCAACGTAGCCGAGATTCAGATTGGTTTATCCTAGTACAAATGTATGTTTTCGAGATTGGAGAAGATTTGGGGGTAGTCTCAACTCAAGAATCAAGACTCTAAattaactttctttttttaccccttttcttttactttttacacTTTTCCTGGGTGTTCTATCTTGCTTTCTTAACTCACGTGACATAGCATCAGCAGCTAACAGAACTCTCATGGTTCATGTAGATTAGTGCTGGTCACgactaaaaattgtaaaaattgtaGTGATTGTTCGGATTGTTTTTCCTGTCGAAGTGGCAGCTCGTATATTTAATCTGGCAGGTCGCTTTATCCCCTGTTTTCCGAAATTGATCCGTAGTCAAATGTGGTGTGTTATTGAGATCAGCTAACGTACACTTATACTTTATACAAGAAATGGCCTTTTTCACATGCAGCAGCACAGGGATGCCATTCTTTGTTGGTTTTTGACCCAAAAGTGAGTAAATCATCTTGCTCTTTGAGATATTAAAGGAAGTTGATGAACTCAATCATACTAACTTTTGGTTTGATAACATTGTGGAGAAAAGAGCTGAATGATGACAAAATCTTGAATAAAGTTGAGAACCACAAATAGTTCCTCACTATAGACAAGTTAAACATTTATCTGGGTTTAGAGTTAAAAAGGACTTAATACCTCAATTtgttaatggtttttttttttttttttttttgcctagagtctataaaatgtcaaaaatgaTATTGACCGAAACTCAGATTTTGTAGGCATCATGTATCTTGACTtttgttagaaaaaaaaatattttaaagtaaCGCCTATAAGTTaatattattcaaattaatctaaaattgatattattttaaagaaattatGAAAAACTTGTACTCCttatatacaataatttattatttatttaatcaaatatGACAAGACATATTATATTTATGTTGTAAGATTGGCATCACTTGGTTTGTGATCCAACTTAAAAGGTCATCTCACTCCTTATGCCTTTAGTGGCAGCACTCAAACCCTTAATTTCAAGGTTATTGAGGTAAGCCCTTAACATTTGATTTTTCGAGCCAATTTTAGTTGGTAGTACGGAGGAAATATTATATCTATTAAAAGACGGAAATGATTGTGCAAGCAGGATATTTTACTCTTCTATTTTTTATAGATTGTTCATTCAACTAAATAAAagatctttttataattttaaattcaattggTAAAATTATTTAGTAAGGAAGAGAATACACATCACTAAGTTTGCTTCCATGAGAAAGCAAGTGAGAAACGAAGACTACAATTTTGGGGTGGAAATTTCTTGGATCGTACAAAATGATTTGCACTTGATATAAACCGTTTAGAGCATTTTCTTAGTGGTCAATGGTCATACATCATTGAATTGGAATTACTTCTGCACGACAAATAATTAGATAAATGATTCTGATGACTTTTTTAACTCGGAAAAAACTTAGTTGACCAGTTGGTAAACTACCCACTAGTAttagacaaataaaatatattcattatCAGCGAGTTAAATCTTACTACTTATAAAAATCTATTAGTAATGAGTAATTTACTTGGTAGGCAGACATAGCTAAGTCACATACAAATTTCTTTACATCACTAGTCCTCAAGGGAGATGAATGAGCAACTAGTAATTTCCTCCACAAAAAGGAAAAACACTTGTTAGGGATTTGGCTAGAATATTCCCAAGTTGACAAAAACCATACTAAATGGCCAATACATTTAGTCATTTGGTCATGTTGGAGCTCAACTTGGATTCTATTGCCTTTCTTCCATGCCCAAAGGACAATATGCATTCTAGGAACGAGGAACTCCTTTTCCTCCTTTAGTTGAACCTAATTACTATTAGCTAGCTTAATTGGTATGATCTTTTGGGAGGATATCCATGATCAAAGATCATATTTACTATCATTATTTGGattaattgttttggaaaattttatatttttttaattttagtttaatgaTTCAGGTGTTGTTGTGTGACTGAAAGGTCATAGAGAACTTTTCATTGGACCCTCAATCTGCAATGATGCTTTGTGCATCAACTACCCtttattagttgaatttgaaactcacataatctaaaattaaagaCTACCCTTTTGTTCATCCCTTGAAAATAAATTCACCTCTTGACTATTTTAATAATCTCACTGTAGaagtaattattaatatcaatttactAAAACAACCTTCAAACAATCCTCACGAAAATACGAAGTAGATGATGAGACTATTAGTTGCGGCCTCTTACATTAGTTTCATTACCAACATGTGGTGATTCTGAACATATaatcgcgattaaagcttatCTATCATAGTAGAGACTAACTAAAACTTAACGCTCTTTGATTGTTTttaaaggtaaaaaaaattgagtttgaTACTTGATACAACACAAAGGGATTCGAGCAAATCAAGAAATCACAATCAATTTGTTACATACACTATGAAGTAGGTGGAAGCAAATGGCTGAAATCAATTGATAAAAGAAGAAAAGACCCTTTTTTCCTTCCATCCCTCTCTTTCTTTATTCTCTCTTTTTCCCCACAATTTCTTCTTCCATCACCAACAAATAGTGAGCCAATGCATGGCATGCAACCTAAGTGGTAGATAGGTAGATGAGATACTTTCAAATACAAGTCCCCCAATCATCCTTTTCCACCTTTCACCCAACTATATTATATAAACCCCACACACAAAGCTACTCTTTTTCCTCAAttattcttcctttttttttttaccaaaatacAACAATATATTGCAAAAAAAGATAGGAGTACAAATTTATGACAAATCatggaatatatattatttacaaatgcattaaatttaaaatttatgaaaaatttcaCATGTCCAAtgatatttcaatatttttatattcttttaaatgtCTTCGTATAAATCACTTAAAGGATTATAAATATCATATTCTTGGAAAATTATTGGCTCTTTGTTCAAAGGTTAATCTAAAATCTAtaacaataaattatttaataaattatcttGTGTTtatctttaaatcataaactacACATTGGTCTAtcttaaaaaatattagaaatttATAACGATCAAAGTATTAAGAAATTAGTCGATCTCCTGAGAGACCGTATCTTTGAAAGACATCTTTTAGGTCCAACCCatttattcttaatgtctacttactgtattcttaatgtttacttacaatatcttaatgtctacttacaatatatttaTTGTCCAccaaaaaagtacttaaaatgcttacttataatattcttaatgcctaccgagaaacttagcctactagcctacttaccatatctttaatgtttacttacaatatacttaatgtccaccgagtaagtacttaagtacttacaatattttaaatgcctacttacaatactCCTAATACCTACTAAaaaacttactctatattttcctttttgggCCAACCCAATTTAAGATGTTCTCTTCGCCTCTCATAAGAATTTGCGTCAAGAAATTGCACCAAGAGTAAGGCAAGAGAACCGGGCCTTATCATCTATATCattttctcaaaataaagtTCTGAATTCGATTTTCGTTATCCCTTTTTCCTAATCCTCCCCTCCCCTCAACATCCTTTGTACTTAAAAATGTAGAGCAATAACCTATCAAGTATTCAGCaatctatattatttaaaataaaaaaaaagttttgttgtacacaaattcttatatgagacgatTTTACCGTGAGACGTGCTTCATACTTAATTTAAATAgctcaataataaaaactttttatatataaatattttatatgaattCATCTCACGATGAGACGATCTTATACAAGAAACTGCTTATTTTGAGGTTCGAAATAAAgggataaattaaaaaaaagtggtgTATATAAATCTTCTTGATTCCCTCCGTAGCCCATCATCTCCTCTCAATAAAAGAAGGGACCCACTTAACAATTCAACAATTTCTGAAATTTCCAATCCCAAaaagaaataacaaaaaaagTAGTAATAGTATAAGAAGAAGCTATCACCTAGTTTTCAGCTCATTCATTCACCGGCCTTTGTTATCTTTGAAGATATCAACCGCGTCTTCACATCAATCCCGTGAACTTCTCTACTTCCCTTCTTCTTTAACACCCTTTACTCTTTCCCTTTCTTTCTCCCTTTTAATCTTCTATCCTTCTAATCTTTACCCATTTTAATGGAAGATATCAATttcatactatatataatataagataaaaataacaaaaaaccCAAGAAAATtacatactatatatagatatagagaGAGAAATGGCAGCCTGTGGAAGCTTAAGACACATCTTTGAAAACACCATACCTGAAAaaaactcatcttcttcttcattgattgaTTCCCTCTTAAAGAAGCCAATTAAGCCTCTTAAAACACCCATTGACCACTCTTTAACTGAGATTTTCGGCGAACTtcatttcaaagaaaacaatacAACAGCACAAACTGAATGTGAACCTGTACAACCTGCATCAGTATCGGCTTTTTTTACGCCGCCATTGACTGCGTCATCAGGATCAACAGCATTACCAATTGAGTCAATTTACGAGAATGGCAATCAAGAAGAAGAGAAGAGTGAAGGTATAATAAGTGCTTTGTTCACTAATACAAATAACGATGGGTACTCAAAAACGTACCATCGAAGGAGTGAGAGCCTGCAGTTCTGCACTGAAGGGCTTGGGTCTGAGAGTTTGTATGATGGGGATGATTTGATGACGGAAAAGGATTCGAGTCTGATGAATGATAGGGAGGAGAAAGTGCATGTTAGAAGGCATTCGGGTGACTCTTATTCTTACAGTAGGAATATAAGAGGTGGTGAAAAGGCTATGTTTCCGCCACCTATATCTTATATAGGACAGACAGGTAAACCATCTGTTTCGTTTCAGTCGTACAGACAGAATGGAAGGTTTGTGTTGAAGGAGGTTAGGATTCCTACACAAGAGTGTCTGCAAGCTAAAAGGGAAGATGGTCGGCTTCGTTTAAGTTTTGTTCAGACTGAGGATGAGGATGAGGATGAGGATAAGGGTGATGATGAGGAAAAAGACGAGGAAGAAAGAGAACTGAGTGGTTGTGGAAGTATAGAAGAGggtgaagaggaggatgaaTGAGGAGACGGGGATAATGAGGAACATGAAGGTGTAAAAGATTAAGTTACAGATGCAAGATAAGTCTCATCTGAGAGGTGGTCAGAACTGCGATGAACAATGGTTCGTCGCAAAAtacagacaaaaaaaaaaccttcaaaTTTATAGGTTTACTGCAGAAGTAAGAACACTTGCAGGCTGCAGGAGTGAATAGGTTTCGAATTTGTTTTCTGTTGAGATTTCCAAACAAGAGAGTGACAGGAAGAATAATAGATCCCCAAAAGTAGTTATTTTGTACAATAATTCTTATTACTACTTCTTTATCCCCTTGATTAGTCTGAAAAATGTCAACTAATATTAAACATTAAACTAGCTAAATTGTACAGGGGAAAGACTAAGGAGAAGCTCGAGTCATTGTAACAGATAGGCAGTAATTATAAACTATGAATATGATCATAATGAACCAATCTCTTGCGTTACAGTAAGCACTGTAAAAAGCATCAATCTAACTCATTATCGGATTAAGGTATCAAACAAGTACGACCAATCTAAACAGCAATTTAAGGTCGAATTCCTCCATGACATCGGCAAAACGAATCCTGTGTTCTCAACAACAATGGATGGATGGATGGATGGATTTTATGTTATCAGAAATTTTCCTTATCTACGCAACACCCGGGAATGTTTAGTATTGAAAGAATTTGCTTCCCGAATTATTTTCTTGAGGACTTTTTACTCACAGAGTTATGTTGCTGTCAATGGTCAATCGAAGACAAGTTGGTTGTTACAGGTTAAGGTTGGGTAGATTCAGTTGTCCAAACTCTACCTAGGTGAGAGTTTAGGTTTAAGTCCCTTTTTTTGGAGAGTTTGTGAAGAGGTAACAGTAAAGCCTAGCCGAAAAACAAGTACACTAACTAGCCGCCATGTAGTGTACTAAGGTTGTGTATATTTGACTCCAAACTTTACCTAGGTGAAAGTTTATGAGCAAGCCACTTTACGGCATTGGATAAAGGAATATTGCAATTTCTAAAAGTACAGAACAAATTTCTGGATGACTGAAAGATTCTTTGTAAGGGCAGAAATTGACATGAATAGAATCAATGACATACAAACTGACGATTATTTACTTTTCTTTGAGCACAAAACTGAGGTTTGGAAGTTCATTCCATAAATAAAGGACTGTTGTATGTAATGCATTTACAGACTACTGACAACTAGTTAATTCAGGGAACAACTACATCACGCTGGATCTATCATCAGGTCATTTATAATAGCAGACTAACTTTCGAGTTTGACGTACACAAGGATCACAAAGAAATTTCGTGAAGGTGATTGGAAAATAATAACCAAGAAACCATGAGTTTATAATTATAGTATCAGAAGAAAAAAATTTGCTTGAAACAATTTTAGGCGCTAGGAAAGATGTTTTTACATTATGTTTGGATATCaaattaggagagaaaagaaaggaaatgaAGGGgaaggaagaggaaggagaGGGGTAAAGAAGAAGAGTGCACCTTGCTTATTTAAAAGGGAAGAGAagggaaaagaaaggaaaatgaGTGTTTTCCTCCAAATCTTTTCACTTTAGGAGAAATTGTattcttaataaaatttatttaagttttccCTTCAAACCCCTTTCCTCCAAATCCCTTTCCTCgctttttgttatccaaacaatggATTTTCAATCTTTTCAAACCTCTCTCCTTCCTTTCCATCCATTTCTCTCTCCTTTCCATCCATTTCTCTCTATCTCAACGCAGTGTTAAAACTTCGGGCAAACGCAGCTCAACAAGTGCAAGGAGGTGTTGAGGCACACAGGCATTGGAGGCTCATTTCAGCCCAAGAGCacatataaaaaaatctaaaaactagCATATTATTAGTTGCGCAGTTTTCAAAAGCACATAAAAGCACACTTAAAATTCATGGACTAAAATAATATTCTACAGTATAGAGCGACTCACGTTTTTTATTAAGAGTAGGGTAGAGACTAGAGAATTCCTACAGACAAGGGGGAGATGGAATAAATCCTCCTTCTAGATGGTGGGAATCAAACTCCTATCACAAAAGTGAAAGAGAAAGCTTTTGACCACTAGACTCACTCATAATTCTCACAGCGCacctttttaaaactaaattgAAAGTGGAGATAAACAGCATTAACATTATAATTAACAAGTCAAATGGTACGTAGTAGGACCAGCAGAGCAATAGCATGGTAAATTGTAAACAGTACAATTTGACGAACAATGTACAGTGGAGAACATCAAATGAAAAGTAGAAAGTCTTTTGTTTCTTTATTTAAGGTGAGGATATATCACCACTCACCACATGATATGAGATAAGAAAATTCTGATTCTACCAATGAGAAATCTGAAATTGCATCATAAATCACAATCCTACAAACTAGAGAACAAAAAACATAGGCTTAAAGCAAAGGTCTAAAAGAATTCAAATGAATGAACAATCTTAATATAGTAAAAGCATCCCTTTTAAGACCACAGCATAACTTGAGTAGACACTGGTCATAAGATATACTGAGTTCCTTCGAGTTATGCAACTTAGACTCGAATAACTCGAACAATTGTATCTACAAAAGAACGTGTCCAGGTACTGTTAGAGAACgttattttatgtaaattttcgtATAGTTTTGGTCGGAAATACAATTTTTATAACAATGCTAGATAAACCATATTGGAGTATTCAGATTCCAAACCCAGGTACAGATGCTTGAGATCAAATGAAAAGTCAAAGTAATAAAAAAGATTCCAGCAAAATCAATATGTATGTTTAAAGTGAGTGGTACTGAAGATCACAGCCATCATAAATTGATttgaacaataacaaaaaaaacaaaagcaaaaaaGGCAATATCACTTGGCACTTTAAGAATGGAGCATTGATAAACCACACATATCACGTTTTGATTCGTTTTAtaggaaaaaaatgaaatctttATTTGGACAGtagaatatgattattttttctttctcctaAATTTTGCaacattttcattattaatttggCCCACCAATAAATTTACtagattttgtttttgaaaataatCCCCCAGTAATCACATATTTTTCATCTACACATCTAATGTCCCTCTTCATACCATATACAATTTCCATATAATTTAtagtttttcttttattctcTCAGAGTCGAacgaaaaaaaatcaaaaaagtaaTTATAGTAATCTTTATGGAATGGAGTAACACTTGATAAAGGAAGATCTTTTTGGCCGGAGAACATATCATATCTTTCGTACAAAAATCCAGCATGATGGCAAAATTATCAGCAGCATAGATTGAGTGTGTCTGTGTGACGCATAGGTACTGCCTCATCCACACAAAAGTAATTGTCTCTTCAAAAAAGTTGTCACAAATGCTAGATTTACCGAATGTCATAATAAGTTCTTACGATGCCTCTACGTAAGATTTACAAgtttcaaaataaaacaaatacttCACTCCATGAAATCATAATATATCCTTAACTACAAGGTTCGAAAACATAACTATTTCTAGACGACAAAGGGAAGATATTTTGAATTGTAAAACCAACCTAACCTAAccatattttaaaattcaaaagcaAATATCTAacgcaatttaaaaaaaaagtcatgtaCAATATTACAAAGTTTAATATCATCTCAGTTCGAGGGCAATACTTAATCAATAcgcttatttatttttaaaaaattatgtataaaaaaccCAAAACAGATAATGTTTAGAAGAATAAAATACACATGGACAACCCTTAAAAGTATTAATAGGGTAGGGTGGGATGAGGATGGATGGGAATGGGCTGACTTACCCTTTGCTAAAACCCAACAGTTATAAGTTCACATATTGACAAATGTATTACAGAAATGCAATCATCACCAGTTTTCCCGATTTCTAAGTTATTAAAGTCAGAGCTTGATATGCTCAGCAATAATGTAAACAAGGACTTAAACAAACAAACGAATGCCACGAGATAGCAATTCTAAAGCATCTTGGAATTTGTTAGTCTGAAGTTCAAGTCGGTCAGAAATCCCAACTCAGTCGATGCATAGCAGAACTGAGCAATTCTACACCGTCTTTGGGAAAACAGCATCCATATATAGTTTGAGCAAATTGAAAACAAGAAATTTAAGATGTATTGCCACCATCCAGAGTTAGGAGCACCTTGTACAACTCTGGGCGACGATCCCGAAATACTCCCCAGCTACATCGCTTGTACTTTATTTTCGCCAAATCAAATTCAGCAACTATGACTGCCTCCTCTTTGTCATCAGCAGAGGCAACAATCTCTCCAGTAGGGCCTGTCAAAAAACATTTCAGATTCAAAATTTATTAAGAAATAGCCAAATAGAAGTACATCTAATTGAACAATTGTTGAAAATGCTTCCAGAAATGATTGACCTGCAATGAAGGAGTTACCATAAAAGGTAATCTGACTTTTACCATGCTCAGTCTCAATTGTTTCCTTTCCAATACGATTTGAAGCCACTAATGGTACCTGAAGTTATGCATCATGGGAAGTACCAACATTCGATTAATGAGTGACAACTTCAAAAGTTCAACaaccatagaaaaaaaaaattgtggatGTTGTCGCAATTGTAGTAACGGCCGCAATGTCGCTGACGCAGCACCTCGCGATGTTACTAATCGCTTCATGCCATCACAATGTGAATTGTTAacttgaaaatatttattttatcatagtaATTCAAGTTTTCaagaacatatatttatataaaattaaaacttataatatACCGTTTGGAACCTAATACATATTAAAATACAATTATAATGGCTAATATGTTCGAATAACATCTTATAATGGTTGTTACTCCAAGATTATAAATCATGTTTAACGTGACAAGGTTTCGTGGAACGGTATGCACGAAATTTGTCATAACACGGCCATTATTCCATGGTTTAAATTAATACTCAAGCactcaaatttaattttctgATTAATCTTTGCCAAAAAGGACTGCAcactagaagaaaaaaaaaacactgcCTAATGAAAAGCACTTAACAAGGGACGTATAGAAAACGAACGGCCAAAACTGAAGCAAAAGCATCAAAAGGATAAAGAAACTAGAAATATGTGAGAAcacaaaagaagaaaacaaggTTCATTATTCGAATTGCTTAAGCTGACTTACCACATTAGCACCTGCATGTCCCTGCATCACTCGCTTCCAATGATCACGAGAATCAAGTCCTTCATCTT
The sequence above is drawn from the Amaranthus tricolor cultivar Red isolate AtriRed21 chromosome 5, ASM2621246v1, whole genome shotgun sequence genome and encodes:
- the LOC130812576 gene encoding rho GTPase-activating protein 5-like translates to MAMTEVLQHSPSHFPSSSSSTPSDVLFCCQTHPYNQNPNTNSVDCGCECDCSERSDSIRGIEEREELKRREKEREELSFLALLVALFRKSLISCSTTAHSSAAMDISWPTNVRHVAHVTFDRFDGFLGLPVEFEPEVPRRAPSASTSVFGVSTESMQLSYDSRGNCVPTILILMQRRLYAQGGLQEEGIFRITADNNQEEFVRDQLNGGFIPDDIDVHCLAGLIKAWFRELPTGVLDPLAPEDVMQCQSEEDCVELVRLLPPTESALLDWAINLMADVVQEELYNKMNAHNIAMVFAPNMTQMADPLTALMYAVQVMNFLKTLIAKRLRDREDARIDPPPPSCAGPSDESGHQSPSQMCLGDYLHDETEGSELEHYSSDDEPVFDSPHDTKQSEDGDESDDSPFHWHSFKGLQASLKIHSGPMFLSSATMKKDRESLTERPPVGHAEKPKTMSNLSCASSRERIEAWR
- the LOC130813541 gene encoding protein FANTASTIC FOUR 3-like — protein: MAACGSLRHIFENTIPEKNSSSSSLIDSLLKKPIKPLKTPIDHSLTEIFGELHFKENNTTAQTECEPVQPASVSAFFTPPLTASSGSTALPIESIYENGNQEEEKSEGIISALFTNTNNDGYSKTYHRRSESLQFCTEGLGSESLYDGDDLMTEKDSSLMNDREEKVHVRRHSGDSYSYSRNIRGGEKAMFPPPISYIGQTGKPSVSFQSYRQNGRFVLKEVRIPTQECLQAKREDGRLRLSFVQTEDEDEDEDKGDDEEKDEEERELSGCGSIEEGEEEDE